The Artemia franciscana unplaced genomic scaffold, ASM3288406v1 Scaffold_8015, whole genome shotgun sequence genome segment CTTTTGTGTCTACATGTGCTTGGGCTTCACCTAAAGCTTTAGGGCCAAATTTACAAACTTTTCCATCAAAAATGCTTCGGATGAATATCAAGGGGAAATTTCAGCCATGACCCACCTTTGTTTGGAAGAATACTACACAACTGAGGGCGGAATATGAGTTTTGAAGGAGAAACAACATCCTCTTATTGCGGAAAGACTAGTGTTAtcaaaaaatatcagaaaaacctCCCTACAGGAGCAGCTCTCCCAAGATTGCAGAAACGGTATCGAGCAAATagtaaaagaaagaagaaacaaagaaaagaatagaaAGAGGACGAAGAAGCGTCagcaaaaacatatttaaagcctgtaagcccccccccccctcattttCGGCCAAGGAACTAGAATACTTGATTCTTATACCCTAACACAAACACTATTACTTTAACACCAATATTCGggcacaaattttttcaaagtttgaaaataatcttTCATAGTTCATTTAATTACGAAATTCGAGCACTTGGGATATTCGTTTAACTGAACTTTTATCAGTTTTAGAGTATTTTTGTAGGCTAGCTATTGTAAGCTAAGTTAAACcataaaatataattagatTGTCTCTAATGcttacaggttttttttagctgtttttttggttttttattttaatacaaaactttaataaaataagTGTGGGTGgagaaaaatatgtaattattaCATTCTATGTTCAACCctgttttgctaaaaaaaaattgagctcTAATGCAACTTTCCatgctaaataaaaaacaaaacagcaatAATTAATGCATTACTTGCAGTTTTACGTCTCAAAGTAAGATATTATGAAGTTCTTAGTTTTTgtttggaaaacaaaaattcaacaaCAGAATTCAAAacattcttagaaaaaaatcccAGATGGTAGGAAATACctgattttgttttcaaatttagcataaaaaacGGTGTTAAGAGacattgctgaaaaaaaaatatataaaaaaactcaaaaattgaAGTTATGTCTAATGCACAGTGTAAAACTGGCATTTAGAGTACTAGAGAATTTTTTTGCATGAAAGACTGTTTTTCCAGTGTAACTACTTAACGCACCTCGGGGGCATTTCCAGCTTTCATCTTTTTCATATATTCAACAACAGGTTTCTCCATAGCAATAGCACGTAATTCTTCCAAGGCAGTCTGAATGAATTGAGAAATTAATAGCAGATAATATTCTCTGACAATCTCTTCGTCAGTGCTTGGATTCTTGATCGCCTGTTCGAGCTCCTGCAATTTtgcttctctttcttttttttcttgcagctTTTGGATTTTGGCATTTCTTTGTTTGGCCATTTCTACAAAACTCATAGGACCCGGATGGGCAGGCTCATTTTCTGAAGTGactgtaaaaaacaaacaacaacttGAAACTTAACATCAACTACAGAAAACTCATCGCGTAACCAGGCCACTTGAGGCCAACATAGTCACTCATGCTTCTTCTCCACCCCACACTATTCAAGCTTTACTCTTTTAGTTCAACCCATGATATTTCTTCACTTTCCAAATCTTTTCTTACGGCCTCTTTCCCGCGCTATTAAAaaccgttcttttttttttagtttggtccTAACCCTATTatgaataagtaaaattttggcaGCCTAATACCCTCCAAAAACATTTCAATTATTTCACTATAGCCTTAAATTTGTTAATAATAACCATCGAAACTTTAGTCTTTCTAGACAAAGCCTTTCGTTAATTATGGCCATAGAGAGGGATCCAGCCATATTTGCCGTACTGGTCATTATCTGATATCAGGGGCTTAATTTGATATGGGACAGGAGGaggggcaactaacccctctgGACCcaattttaccccccccccccacagctgaaatttggtttctacaaaaaaattgtcaaaattaagataagccAGGAGAATTAAAGTATCCagagaaacgggtcagttttctttagtacatcTTGGCTTTTATGGTAATAGATgactaatttttcagttttcactgtcattttcacttgatttgtgAAAATTGACTGTAacttttccccctcccccctccaagaTTTGATGGAATTACACCACTGTCTGATATATGAGCAttcaaatcaccatcaaaatgAACCTTAGACAATTCTTCTCGAAAATGTCTTGATAACTCAAGAAAAAGTTGGAAAGATCCCAATCTTAGTTCTAAGACCGATCTTTCCATTTATGACAAGTTTAAGGGAAGAAAGCATCTCAGTCTTggtctttctctttttttttatatcatcaCTGAATCACCCATccttaattaaaaggaaaaattatttagtatattCAAATGCTACcccaagaagtaaaaaaaaaaacaacacccAGAGGGTAACAAAAATTCACGAACATAATGAAAAACCATACAGAGATTCAGAGGGGTGTGATTCAGATGACACCCTTCAAACGGCAACTAAAACCGCGCATGTAAGAAAAATCACTAATAATGTTAATAATTTCTCACCAATACTACTACTTAATTAAATGATGCTGGCAACTCCTTCAACTTCTTCAATAATAACTtctgtaataataaaatatttacaacaTACATAACAATACAATAATCTTCTGGGCTGCCCAAGAGCCTGACACAAAGCTCTTCAAAGGTGAAGCctgataaaaaaggaaaaacaaatatactctCATCCAAAATTCGTTTAAATCCAAATTCACTAATCAGCCAATCAACTAACAGTAGAGTCGCCCAATTACCAACAAAATAAATCACCAAAGTTTATATCATAATCAAATAATCAGTCTAGGTCATATAACATATCAGTCTAGATCTAATCAACCAATCAACTAACAGAAGAGTCGCCCAATTACATCATATAAAtcatgaaataaaatgaaataaatgaataaatcacCAAAGTTTATATCATAATTACATGATCAGTCTAGGTCATATAACATAATCAGTCTAGGTCATATAACATAATCAGTCTAGGTTAAATAATCTTCCGGGCTGCCCAAGAGCCTGACACATGGCTCTCTTAAGGGGAAGCccggtaaaaaagaaaaaacgcatATACCCTCATCCAAAATTCGTCTAAAtccaaattttacaaataaaccTATCAACTGACAATAGAGTCACCCAATTaccaacaagaaaaatcacCTAAGTCTTATATCATAATCACACAATCAGTCTAGGTCACATAAAATAAGCAGTCTAGATCTAATCAACATAATAACTAACTGTAGAGTCGCCCAATTACCAACAAGATAAATATCCAAAGTTTTATATCATAATCACATAATCAGTCTAGGTCATATAAAATAATCAGTCTAGATCTAATCAACCTATCAACTAACAGTAGAGTCACCCAATTACCAACAACATAAATCACCAAATTTTTATATCATAATCACATAATCAGTCTAGGTTTAATAATCTTCTGGGCTGCCCAAGAGCCTGACACAAGGCTCTCCAAGGGTGAAGCCcggtaaaaatgaaaaacaaaaatacctcACCTAAAATTCGTTTAAATCCAGATTTTACTAATCAACCTATCAACTAACAGTAGAGTCGCCAGATTAACAACAAGACAAATTACCAAAGTTTATATCATAATCAGTCTAGATCTAATAAATGCATCAACTAATAGTAGAGTCGCCCAATTACCAACAAGATAAATCTCCaaagttttatattataatCACATAATCAGTCTAggttatataaaaataatcaacCTAGATCTAATCAAGCTATCAATTAACATAGGAGTCGAACAATTACCAACAAGATAAATCACCAAAGTTCTATATCATAATCATATAATCAGTCTAGGTCATATAAAATAATCAGTCTAGATCTAATCAGCCTATCAACTAACATTGGAGTCGCCCAATTACCAACAAGTTAAATCACCAAAGTTTATATCATAATCAAATAATCAGTCTAGGTCATATAACATAATCAGTCTAGATCTAATCAACCAATCAACTAACAGAAGAGTCGCCCAATTATATCGTATAAAtcatgaaataaaatgaaataaatgaataaatcacCAAAGTTTATATCATAATTACATGATCAGTCTAGGTCATATAACATAATCAGTCTAGGTTAAATAATCTTCCGGGCTGCCCAAGAGCCTGACACATGGCTCTCTTAAGGGGAAGCccggtaaaaaagaaaaaacgcatATACCCTCATCCAAAATTCGTCTAAATCCAAATTTCACAAATAAACCTATCAACTGACAATAGAGTCACCCAATTaccaacaagaaaaatcacCTAAGTCTTATATCATAATCACACAATCAGTCTAGGTCATATAAAATAATCAGTCTAGATCTAATCAGCCTATCAACTAACATTGGAGTCGCCCATTTACCAACAAGTTAAATCACCAAAGTTTTATATCATAATCACATCATCAGTCTAggttatataaaataattagtCTAGATCTGATTAACCAATCAACTAACAGTAGAGTCGCCTAGTTACCAACAAAATAAATCaccaaattttatattataatcaCATAATCAGTCTAGGTCTAATCAACCAATCAACTAACAGCAGAGTCACCCAATTACCAACAATATAAATCACCAAATATCAGCCCATAATCATCCTCCAATTCCCCAGCTACcaagaaaaaactatttatagCTTTATATACatgtaaaactttatttacatCTCTGGCCAAAGCTTACAAAATTAGCCAAGTGGTAACCAATTAGGACCGGCTTCCCAGATAAAATCGACCTTGTTTAAAAATTAGATAACAACCAACAGTTTAGTCACAGTATAACAAAATGAGAAATGTTTTCCacagaataaaactgataatttaGAAAGTAAAAATCTGGATTTCACCAACAACCAAGGTTAAAGAAATACTTTTCCAGCGTCAATCATGATTGCCTATTAACAACAAGCATCCTTTTAGAGTAAGATTATAGTTTTAGGATTGAATCTCAAGAATTTACCTCCTTTAGTACCAGTCCTTAAATCTGTATGTATACTAGCTGAAAAACATCCTATGTATGGCTAGGCTCTGACAAGAGCCAAGTTACCAGATTTCCCTTCATCCAATGAAAGAAAATCTTATCATACAGACGTATATATAGATGCAAATGCATATTATTTAAGCATATGTTATTAGGAGCAAATAATTTGCTCCTAAGGAATATCTGCTATTATTGTCTTTATACCTTTGGCCCCTTCATCTTACAGATAGGAAAATagagtttcaagcttctatattttctgattaaaaatcaattgtcgtaaattttgattctaataaGTCAATCGTAAATTGTATGCTTAAAATTTGAACGCTGATTAACTCAAGGAATTTCGACTAGGACACGCGATTGGCGCTGTAGTCCTGCGTAGTTTTAATTgctaattattaatatatattaataatattaaaaaattagtaatttcatagttatttatttaaacaacaaacATCTTGTCAAAAAGTTTGTTAATTAGAAAGACAAGGATCACACCTTAACAAACAAAGATTTATTTCTAACAAAGGACAGTTATTCAGTGGAAATTGTCCTGCCAATGTAAAACTCTCCACAAGAACAGGGGACTCTTTAAACACCATTAACCAATATAGCACCATTAACcacttgggattgcagtagagaaatggtatcagatgtgcctcttaaactaaaaaagttctctcattgttaaagaaactagagcttatcctttgctcctttctaagtgacgacgttagaaacttggcctacgacaaaaaagtcaacttttaaacTAAGACCGATAGATTTTTCTTTCGAcagcagtcgatagctcttgatgagctgatcaaagtacatgccatccattttttggtagaaaaattccttcatgagatataccagttttaaagtttaaaggggttgacaacttcactAATAGGGTACACGCTGAAACCAAAAACAGGCCGATACCATTTATGAGACATATAGAAGagtttaagcaacagtcggctgttagctcataatcatc includes the following:
- the LOC136043663 gene encoding uncharacterized protein LOC136043663; the protein is DLVQKQMQEDRLEQLVISETYYKDFLQRCKNYEITDVEIPTFTSENEPAHPGPMSFVEMAKQRNAKIQKLQEKKEREAKLQELEQAIKNPSTDEEIVREYYLLLISQFIQTALEELRAIAMEKPVVEYMKKMKAGNAPE